From one Solanum lycopersicum chromosome 12, SLM_r2.1 genomic stretch:
- the LOC101249609 gene encoding acetylserotonin O-methyltransferase yields MEKETNGKAKTNDEKIQESHEAQANMWKFVFGFTEMAVIKCAIELGIADFLEKNQEPISLNQLSIALGCCSTSLYRILRFLINRGIFKETSTKSGKNGYVQTPLSRLLIKEGENSMAAFLLFESSPVMLAPWHNLSARISSKDNSTPSFDAAHGKDIWKYAEADSGLSNLLNNAMACDAKVAVSAIIDGCPEIFEGVNTMVDVGGGDGTTLRLLVEAFPWINGINLDLPHVASVAPHAIGVVHFGGDMFNYVPKADAAFLMWVLHDWGDEECIQILTKCREAIPKDKGKVIILEAIIGEKEENNIIRGSNNEKLKDVGLMLDMVMMAHTSNGKERTSKEWAYVLNEAGFGRHTISHINAVQSVIQAYPS; encoded by the exons ATGGAGAAAGAAACAAATGGAAAAGCAAAAacaaatgatgaaaaaattcaagaatctcaTGAAGCACAAGCAAATATGTGGAAGTTTGTGTTTGGTTTCACAGAAATGGCTGTGATTAAATGTGCCATTGAGTTAGGAATTGCtgattttttggaaaaaaatcaagaacctATTAGCCTAAATCAACTATCTATTGCACTTGGTTGTTGTTCCACTTCCCTCTATCGTATCCTAAG GTTCTTGATCAACCGTGGAATATTCAAGGAGACATCAACCAAAAGCGGCAAAAACGGCTATGTTCAAACGCCTCTTTCCCGCCTTCTCATTAAAGAAGGCGAGAATAGCATGGCTGCTTTCTTGCTATTCGAAAGCAGCCCTGTGATGTTGGCACCGTGGCACAATCTTAGTGCGCGTATTTCATCAAAGGACAATAGTACGCCCTCCTTTGATGCAGCGCATGGAAAGGATATCTGGAAGTACGCGGAAGCTGACTCTGGACTTAGTAACCTCCTGAATAACGCAATGGCGTGCGATGCTAAAGTTGCAGTATCAGCGATTATCGACGGTTGCCCGGAGATATTCGAGGGGGTGAACACAATGGTTGatgttggtggtggtgatggaACAACACTAAGATTATTGGTGGAGGCTTTTCCTTGGATTAATGGGATTAATTTAGATCTTCCTCATGTTGCTTCTGTTGCACCTCATGCTATTGGTGTTGTACATTTTGGAGGTGACATGTTTAATTATGTCCCCAAAGCTGATGCTGCCTTCCTAATG TGGGTTTTACATGATTGGGGAGATGAAGAATGTATACAAATATTAACAAAGTGTAGAGAAGCAATTCCAAAAGACAAAGGGAAAGTGATAATATTGGAAGCAATAATtggtgaaaaagaagaaaataatattattagagGATCAAATAATGAGAAGCTCAAGGATGTTGGTTTAATGTTGGATATGGTGATGATGGCTCACACAAGCAATGGAAAAGAGAGAACATCTAAAGAATGGGCTTATGTTTTGAATGAAGCTGGATTTGGTAGACACACTATTAGTCACATTAATGCTGTTCAATCTGTTATTCAAGCTTATCCTTCTTGA
- the LOC101249332 gene encoding protein FIP1 isoform X2: MSTEIHSSSISESPDGNSLFVDVLHEAPLSGHRKPTSLIGSIFYCFLLASFAVLAVGATWIFHPIERLVFPLLCSCNAALLLVTGIFQQYLVYQVKKIRLQGYYIFSQKLKHVIRLPFATIAYGTAAMLLVMVWDPHIGILSMLTLFRIVMLMEVVCVSSFMTVYIGCVHQYNSLDSQPDVLKSLYSPLQPSSSLEGLRYQDGGRLSDQQMALLQYQQENIHFLGEEILRLQETLSKYERCNDGSAPQVDLAHLLATRDQELRTLKAEMNQLQSELRLARSIVEEKDAEIQRIRNANNQYVEENERLRAILGEWSSRAAKLERALELERMSNLELQKNITTLKIQMCE, from the exons ATGTCTACGGAAATacattcttcttcaatttcagAATCACCAGATGGAAACAGTCT GTTTGTGGACGTACTGCATGAAGCACCTCTATCCGGTCATAGGAAGCCTACGAGCCTTATTGGGAGTATTTTCTACTGTTTCTTATTGGCAA GCTTTGCTGTTTTGGCGGTGGGAGCTACATGGATATTTCACCCTATAGAAAGATTAGTGTTCCCACTTCTTTGCAGTTGTAATGCTGCCCTCCTTCTTGTCACAG GCATTTTTCAGCAATATTTGGTCTATCAAGTCAAGAAAATACGGTTACAG GGGTACTATATTTTCAGCCAGAAACTGAAGCACGTTATTCGCCTACCATTTGCTACAATCGCATATG GAACTGCTGCGATGCTGCTTGTCATGGTTTGGGACCCACATATTGGCATCCTCTCTATGTTGACACTATTCAG GATTGTCATGCTGATGGAAGTAGTATGTGTTAGTTCTTTCATGACAGTCTATATTG GTTGTGTTCACCAGTACAATTCATTGGATTCCCAGCCTGATGTTTTAAAATCACTTTATTCTCCACTTCAACCATCAAGTTCTCTGGAAGGTTTGAGGTAC CAGGATGGTGGTCGCCTGTCAGATCAGCAGATGGCGTTGTTGCAATATCAGCAAGAAAATATACACTTTTTGGGTGAGGAG ATTCTTAGACTGCAAGAAACCTTGAGCAAATACGAAAGATGTAATGATGGGAGTGCACCTCAG GTAGATCTTGCTCACCTGTTGGCAACTCGAGATCAAGAGTTACGTACTCTCAAAGCTGAG ATGAATCAATTACAATCTGAGCTTAGGCTTGCTCGATCTATTGTAGAGGAGAAGGATGCTGAGATTCAGCGTATTCGCAATGCAAACAATCAG TATGTAGAAGAAAACGAGAGGCTCAGAGCTATTTTGGGAGAATGGAGCAGCCGAGCAGCTAAG CTCGAACGTGCTTTGGAGCTGGAAAGGATGTCAAACTTGGAACTGCAGAAAAATATAACCACACTGAAGATTCAAATGTGTGAATAG
- the LOC101249332 gene encoding protein FIP1 isoform X1, translating to MSTEIHSSSISESPDGNSLFVDVLHEAPLSGHRKPTSLIGSIFYCFLLASFAVLAVGATWIFHPIERLVFPLLCSCNAALLLVTGIFQQYLVYQVKKIRLQGYYIFSQKLKHVIRLPFATIAYGTAAMLLVMVWDPHIGILSMLTLFRIVMLMEVVCVSSFMTVYIGCVHQYNSLDSQPDVLKSLYSPLQPSSSLEGLRYQDGGRLSDQQMALLQYQQENIHFLGEEILRLQETLSKYERCNDGSAPQVDLAHLLATRDQELRTLKAEMNQLQSELRLARSIVEEKDAEIQRIRNANNQYVEENERLRAILGEWSSRAAKLERALELERMSNLELQKNITTLKIQMCE from the exons ATGTCTACGGAAATacattcttcttcaatttcagAATCACCAGATGGAAACAGTCT GTTTGTGGACGTACTGCATGAAGCACCTCTATCCGGTCATAGGAAGCCTACGAGCCTTATTGGGAGTATTTTCTACTGTTTCTTATTGGCAA GCTTTGCTGTTTTGGCGGTGGGAGCTACATGGATATTTCACCCTATAGAAAGATTAGTGTTCCCACTTCTTTGCAGTTGTAATGCTGCCCTCCTTCTTGTCACAG GCATTTTTCAGCAATATTTGGTCTATCAAGTCAAGAAAATACGGTTACAG GGGTACTATATTTTCAGCCAGAAACTGAAGCACGTTATTCGCCTACCATTTGCTACAATCGCATATG GAACTGCTGCGATGCTGCTTGTCATGGTTTGGGACCCACATATTGGCATCCTCTCTATGTTGACACTATTCAG GATTGTCATGCTGATGGAAGTAGTATGTGTTAGTTCTTTCATGACAGTCTATATTG GTTGTGTTCACCAGTACAATTCATTGGATTCCCAGCCTGATGTTTTAAAATCACTTTATTCTCCACTTCAACCATCAAGTTCTCTGGAAGGTTTGAG GTACCAGGATGGTGGTCGCCTGTCAGATCAGCAGATGGCGTTGTTGCAATATCAGCAAGAAAATATACACTTTTTGGGTGAGGAG ATTCTTAGACTGCAAGAAACCTTGAGCAAATACGAAAGATGTAATGATGGGAGTGCACCTCAG GTAGATCTTGCTCACCTGTTGGCAACTCGAGATCAAGAGTTACGTACTCTCAAAGCTGAG ATGAATCAATTACAATCTGAGCTTAGGCTTGCTCGATCTATTGTAGAGGAGAAGGATGCTGAGATTCAGCGTATTCGCAATGCAAACAATCAG TATGTAGAAGAAAACGAGAGGCTCAGAGCTATTTTGGGAGAATGGAGCAGCCGAGCAGCTAAG CTCGAACGTGCTTTGGAGCTGGAAAGGATGTCAAACTTGGAACTGCAGAAAAATATAACCACACTGAAGATTCAAATGTGTGAATAG